In one Desulfoferula mesophila genomic region, the following are encoded:
- a CDS encoding FAD-dependent oxidoreductase produces the protein MSPINISIDGQPVEAQKNDTILEAARRAGIYIPTICNHPDLPPGKGKKPAPAVWQGGVKIENAQEDELGGCGLCVVELAGTAEPQPACSTPVAEGMVITTSSEALNKLRKQKLIPILARHPHACLACAQAAGCSRTQCSSNVAEAERCCEQFGNCELQKVVNYLGIHQDTPRWIPGGRPKLLDDPLYKRDYNLCIGCTRCVRACEDLRGVGALGFVFDENGQVQVGTLAQGLAESGCRFCTACVEVCPTGAILDHKLPSGDKSKALVPCRSACPAEIDVPEYLRLIAAGRPEQALAVIRQRVPLPGVLGRVCVHPCEDNCRRGSLNEPISICLLKRYAADQGSGAWKARLERLPATGKKVAVVGAGPAGLSAAFFLARKGHAVTMLEAEERPGGMLRYGIPAYRLPREVLESEIGDIAALGVEINTGVKVESLEELTAQGYDALFLSMGAQLPRRLNIEGAEQPSVLWGLDFLKAIRRGQDPQVGPKVVVVGGGNVAIDVALSALRQGAREVDLVCLEKREEMPAHPWEVAQAEEEGVRVRNAWGPLRVAPDGAVAFRRCTAVLDRQGRFNPSYDDAEVMELPADQVIMAIGQATDLGLLGAGGGVGVARGLIAADPDTLATDVAGVFAGGDAVVMPGAVIHAIAAGRRAARSMDEYLGGDGDIDFSLTRPEPLSPRLGRVEGFALQQRVAPAWLSPERRSRGYEETCQGFNSGQAEAEAGRCLQCQLRLMISRVPGPPEHLLPLNQEAVDGVPESEGVFILFDPEKNILVIQGAMNLREGLNERLEGGSSAAYFEYEPDPMYSKAESERIQAYLQRHGSMPPGDGSGGGDDLDDLF, from the coding sequence ATGAGCCCGATCAATATTAGCATAGACGGACAGCCGGTGGAGGCCCAGAAAAACGACACCATTCTTGAGGCCGCCCGCCGGGCCGGAATTTACATCCCCACCATCTGCAACCACCCCGACCTGCCGCCGGGCAAGGGCAAGAAACCGGCTCCGGCGGTGTGGCAGGGCGGCGTCAAAATTGAAAACGCCCAGGAGGATGAGCTGGGCGGCTGCGGCCTATGCGTGGTGGAGCTGGCCGGGACGGCCGAGCCCCAACCCGCCTGTAGTACCCCCGTGGCCGAGGGCATGGTTATAACCACCAGCAGCGAGGCTCTGAACAAGCTGCGCAAGCAAAAGCTCATCCCCATCCTGGCCCGCCATCCCCACGCCTGCCTGGCCTGCGCCCAGGCGGCGGGCTGCTCGCGCACCCAGTGCTCCTCCAACGTGGCCGAGGCCGAGCGCTGCTGCGAGCAGTTCGGCAACTGCGAGCTGCAAAAGGTGGTCAACTACCTGGGCATCCACCAGGACACCCCCCGTTGGATTCCCGGCGGCCGGCCCAAGCTCCTGGACGATCCCCTGTACAAACGCGACTACAACCTGTGCATCGGCTGCACCCGCTGCGTGCGGGCCTGCGAGGACCTGCGCGGGGTGGGGGCTTTGGGCTTCGTATTCGATGAAAACGGCCAGGTGCAGGTGGGCACCCTGGCCCAGGGCCTGGCCGAGAGCGGCTGCCGCTTTTGCACCGCCTGCGTGGAGGTGTGCCCCACCGGGGCCATCCTGGACCACAAGCTGCCCAGCGGGGACAAAAGCAAGGCCCTGGTGCCCTGCCGCAGCGCCTGCCCGGCGGAAATCGACGTGCCCGAGTATCTCAGGCTCATCGCCGCCGGGCGGCCGGAGCAGGCCCTGGCGGTGATCCGCCAACGGGTGCCCCTGCCCGGCGTGCTGGGCCGGGTGTGCGTCCACCCCTGCGAGGACAACTGCCGCCGGGGCTCGCTAAACGAGCCCATCAGCATTTGTCTGCTCAAGCGCTACGCCGCCGACCAGGGCAGCGGGGCCTGGAAGGCGCGCCTGGAGCGGCTGCCCGCCACCGGCAAGAAGGTGGCCGTGGTGGGCGCGGGCCCGGCCGGGCTCAGCGCCGCCTTTTTCCTGGCCCGCAAGGGCCACGCGGTCACCATGCTGGAGGCCGAGGAGCGCCCCGGCGGCATGCTGCGCTACGGCATCCCCGCCTACCGCCTGCCCCGGGAGGTGCTGGAGTCCGAGATAGGCGACATAGCCGCCCTGGGGGTGGAGATCAACACGGGCGTCAAGGTGGAGTCCCTGGAGGAGCTGACGGCCCAGGGCTACGACGCCCTGTTCCTGTCAATGGGAGCCCAGCTTCCGCGGCGCCTTAATATCGAGGGCGCGGAGCAGCCCTCGGTGCTGTGGGGCCTGGACTTTTTAAAGGCCATCCGCCGGGGCCAAGACCCTCAGGTAGGGCCCAAGGTGGTGGTGGTGGGCGGCGGCAACGTGGCCATCGACGTGGCCCTGTCCGCCTTGAGGCAGGGAGCCCGAGAGGTGGACCTGGTCTGTCTGGAAAAGCGCGAGGAAATGCCCGCCCATCCCTGGGAGGTGGCCCAGGCCGAAGAGGAAGGCGTGCGCGTGCGCAACGCCTGGGGCCCGCTGCGGGTGGCTCCGGACGGCGCGGTCGCCTTCCGCCGCTGCACGGCCGTGCTCGACCGACAGGGCCGCTTCAACCCCAGCTACGATGACGCCGAGGTCATGGAACTGCCCGCGGACCAGGTGATCATGGCCATCGGCCAGGCCACGGACCTGGGCCTTCTGGGCGCGGGCGGCGGAGTTGGCGTGGCCCGGGGGCTGATAGCGGCGGACCCCGACACCCTGGCCACGGACGTGGCCGGGGTGTTCGCCGGGGGCGACGCGGTGGTCATGCCCGGAGCGGTGATCCACGCCATCGCCGCCGGGCGCAGGGCGGCCCGGAGCATGGACGAATACCTGGGCGGCGACGGGGACATAGACTTCAGCCTGACCCGGCCCGAGCCCCTTAGCCCCCGCCTGGGCCGGGTGGAGGGCTTTGCCTTGCAGCAAAGGGTGGCCCCGGCCTGGCTGTCCCCGGAGCGGCGCAGCCGGGGCTACGAGGAGACCTGCCAGGGGTTCAACTCCGGGCAAGCCGAGGCCGAGGCCGGGCGCTGCTTGCAGTGCCAGCTAAGGCTGATGATCAGCCGGGTGCCCGGCCCGCCGGAGCATTTGTTGCCCCTCAACCAAGAGGCGGTAGACGGGGTGCCGGAAAGCGAGGGGGTGTTCATCCTCTTTGACCCGGAGAAAAACATCCTGGTCATCCAGGGCGCCATGAACCTGCGCGAGGGCCTGAACGAGCGCCTGGAAGGCGGCTCCAGCGCGGCCTATTTCGAATACGAACCAGACCCCATGTACTCCAAGGCCGAGAGCGAGCGCATCCAGGCCTATCTCCAGCGGCACGGCTCCATGCCGCCGGGC
- a CDS encoding 4Fe-4S dicluster domain-containing protein codes for MIANYGYKDGSGDYFIAIDTDKCDGCGACVPVCPGAVFMVMDEDPNDPMREEPVAVVADDQRKKIKYACAQCKPGGERSPLPCVEACPVDAIAHSW; via the coding sequence ATGATCGCCAACTACGGCTATAAGGACGGCAGCGGCGATTACTTCATCGCCATCGACACCGACAAATGCGACGGCTGCGGCGCTTGCGTGCCGGTGTGCCCCGGCGCGGTGTTTATGGTGATGGACGAAGACCCCAACGACCCGATGCGCGAGGAGCCGGTGGCGGTGGTGGCCGACGATCAACGCAAGAAGATCAAGTACGCCTGCGCCCAGTGCAAACCGGGCGGCGAACGGAGCCCCTTGCCCTGCGTGGAGGCCTGCCCGGTGGATGCCATAGCCCACTCCTGGTAG